A region of Subtercola boreus DNA encodes the following proteins:
- the dnaJ gene encoding molecular chaperone DnaJ produces the protein MADHYDVLGVERTATPDEIKKAYRRLARELHPDVNSAPDAEERFKAVTHAYDVLSDPGQRQSYDRGPQAGFGGGGGGAQGFGGFGDIFETFFGGQQGGQRGPRSRAERGQDALLRVEVDLSEVIFGTHRDLEVDTAILCETCQGSCAQPGTHEVTCDICHGTGQISRTVRSLLGNVMTSSPCGTCRGYGTIIPAPCVTCQGQGRVRARRTIPVDIPAGVDTGLRLQMPSQGEVGPAGGPQGDLYLEVKVRHHDIFSRNGDDLLCTLEVQMWDAVLGTTTTLKALDGDVEVELRPGIQSSEVLTVKSRGVTKLRGGGRGDLKIGVQVVTPTKLDHKQKELMKQLASAHKYPAPSLGQFQQGLFSKLRDRFMNA, from the coding sequence GTGGCTGACCACTACGACGTTCTCGGTGTCGAACGCACCGCGACCCCCGACGAGATCAAGAAGGCCTACCGTCGGCTCGCCCGCGAACTGCACCCTGACGTGAACTCTGCTCCGGATGCTGAGGAGCGCTTCAAGGCAGTGACCCACGCCTATGACGTGCTGAGCGATCCCGGGCAGCGCCAGAGCTACGATCGCGGACCGCAGGCCGGTTTCGGCGGCGGTGGCGGCGGAGCCCAGGGTTTCGGCGGTTTCGGCGACATCTTCGAGACCTTCTTCGGCGGGCAGCAGGGCGGCCAGCGCGGCCCCCGCTCGCGTGCCGAACGCGGGCAGGACGCCCTGCTCCGCGTCGAGGTCGACCTCAGCGAGGTCATCTTCGGCACCCACCGCGACCTCGAGGTCGACACCGCGATCCTCTGCGAGACCTGCCAGGGTTCCTGCGCCCAGCCGGGCACGCATGAGGTGACGTGCGACATCTGCCACGGAACGGGCCAGATCTCCCGCACCGTGCGTTCGCTGCTCGGCAACGTGATGACGAGCTCGCCCTGCGGCACCTGCCGTGGGTATGGCACGATCATCCCGGCCCCCTGCGTCACCTGCCAGGGCCAGGGCCGCGTGCGCGCCCGCCGCACCATTCCCGTCGACATCCCCGCGGGCGTCGACACCGGCCTCCGCCTGCAGATGCCCTCCCAGGGCGAGGTGGGACCCGCCGGCGGGCCGCAGGGCGACCTCTACCTCGAGGTCAAGGTGCGTCACCACGACATCTTCAGCCGCAACGGCGACGATCTGCTCTGCACCCTCGAAGTGCAGATGTGGGACGCGGTGCTCGGCACGACGACCACGCTGAAAGCGCTCGACGGCGACGTCGAGGTCGAACTGCGGCCGGGCATCCAGAGCTCGGAGGTGCTGACGGTCAAGTCGCGCGGCGTGACGAAGCTGCGGGGCGGCGGCCGGGGCGACCTGAAGATCGGAGTGCAGGTCGTCACTCCCACGAAGCTCGACCACAAGCAGAAGGAGCTCATGAAGCAGCTCGCTTCGGCGCACAAGTACCCGGCGCCGTCGCTCGGGCAGTTCCAGCAGGGACTCTTCTCGAAGCTCCGCGACCGCTTCATGAACGCCTGA
- a CDS encoding coproporphyrinogen-III oxidase family protein: MGSALPLGDPAPLDGLLPGSAAELSHGHPFGVYLHVPFCRVRCGYCDFNTYTSSELRGVKQVDYAGQAVLEVGLAADVLTRSGIDERPVSTVFFGGGTPTLLPSAQLVQMLRSVDDAWGLALGAEVTTEANPDSVDARYLVELAAAGFTRVSFGMQSAVPHVLKTLDRTHDPERVPEVVQWARDAGLQVSVDLIYGTPGESLGDWERSLDAALAMQPDHLSAYALIVEQGTKLARQIRSGVYPVPDDDLEADMYELADARLSSAGYEWYEVSNWARSASAAPATPNADALTGPATPTSEFRSRHNLAYWQGHDWWGIGPGAHSHVGGTRWWNVKHPAAYAERILSGHSPAAGRETPDGESREIERVLLLARIRSGLPIATLAAEARQQIAGLIADGLIDGRAALRGSVELTLRGRLLADAVVRRLT; the protein is encoded by the coding sequence GTGGGTAGCGCCCTCCCGCTCGGCGACCCCGCGCCGCTCGACGGGCTGCTGCCCGGGTCCGCCGCAGAGCTGAGCCACGGGCATCCCTTCGGCGTCTACCTGCACGTGCCGTTCTGCCGCGTGCGCTGCGGCTACTGCGATTTCAACACCTACACATCGAGCGAACTGCGCGGAGTCAAGCAGGTGGACTACGCCGGCCAGGCGGTGCTCGAGGTCGGTCTCGCGGCCGACGTGCTCACGCGCTCGGGCATCGACGAGCGCCCCGTCTCGACCGTCTTCTTCGGCGGCGGAACGCCCACCCTGCTGCCGAGCGCGCAGCTCGTCCAGATGCTGCGCTCCGTCGACGACGCGTGGGGTCTCGCGCTGGGCGCCGAGGTCACCACAGAGGCGAACCCCGACTCGGTGGATGCCCGCTACCTCGTCGAGCTCGCCGCGGCCGGTTTCACGCGCGTGAGTTTCGGCATGCAGTCGGCAGTACCGCACGTTCTGAAGACGCTCGACCGCACCCACGACCCTGAGCGTGTGCCGGAGGTCGTGCAGTGGGCGCGGGACGCCGGACTCCAGGTGAGCGTCGACCTCATCTACGGCACGCCGGGGGAGTCGCTCGGCGACTGGGAGCGCTCGCTCGATGCCGCCCTCGCGATGCAGCCCGACCACCTCTCTGCCTACGCCCTCATCGTGGAGCAGGGCACCAAGTTGGCCCGCCAGATCCGGTCGGGCGTGTACCCCGTGCCCGACGACGACCTCGAGGCCGACATGTACGAGCTGGCGGATGCGCGGCTCTCCAGCGCCGGCTACGAGTGGTACGAGGTGAGCAACTGGGCGCGCTCAGCGTCCGCTGCCCCCGCGACGCCCAACGCCGACGCCCTCACCGGCCCCGCCACACCGACGAGCGAGTTCCGTTCCCGCCACAACCTCGCCTACTGGCAGGGTCACGACTGGTGGGGCATCGGTCCCGGCGCGCACAGCCATGTGGGCGGCACCCGCTGGTGGAACGTGAAGCACCCGGCGGCCTATGCCGAACGCATCCTCTCCGGTCACTCACCCGCCGCGGGCCGCGAGACGCCCGACGGGGAGTCGAGGGAGATCGAGCGCGTGCTGCTGCTGGCGCGCATCCGATCCGGCCTCCCCATCGCGACCCTGGCAGCAGAAGCCCGGCAGCAGATCGCTGGTCTCATCGCCGACGGCCTGATAGACGGAAGAGCCGCCCTCCGCGGATCAGTGGAACTGACCCTGCGGGGGCGGCTGCTGGCTGACGCAGTGGTGCGCCGCCTCACCTGA
- a CDS encoding DUF1990 family protein → MSTEERRTRATHSGQSLTYAAIGASQADDLMYYPPKGFKPFEAKARLGSGDDRFEAAAESILTWGIQRGSGMTVENIELPVSSETDYPGLVYDSAGQPIAPRQLDEGHVYTEDGTPHVAPGVTAELVVHVFGVKFTAPVRVVSVTTDAHRVGFAYGTLPGHPQIGEESFMVEQHDDGSVWVVIRSFSRPSTLLYRLGTPFVRWQQRKATRQYLRALLPARTS, encoded by the coding sequence ATGTCGACCGAGGAGCGCCGCACCCGCGCCACCCACAGCGGGCAGTCCCTGACCTACGCCGCCATCGGGGCGAGCCAGGCCGACGACCTGATGTACTACCCGCCCAAGGGCTTCAAGCCCTTCGAGGCAAAAGCGCGGCTCGGCTCGGGCGACGACCGGTTCGAGGCCGCGGCGGAGTCGATCCTCACCTGGGGCATCCAGCGCGGCAGCGGCATGACGGTCGAGAACATCGAGCTGCCCGTGTCGAGCGAGACCGACTATCCGGGTCTCGTCTACGACTCCGCCGGCCAGCCGATCGCCCCGCGCCAGCTCGACGAGGGTCACGTCTACACGGAAGACGGCACGCCGCACGTGGCACCCGGCGTCACCGCCGAACTAGTCGTGCACGTGTTCGGGGTGAAGTTCACGGCCCCGGTCCGGGTCGTGTCCGTGACGACGGATGCCCACCGGGTCGGTTTCGCGTACGGCACCCTTCCCGGGCATCCGCAGATCGGCGAAGAGAGCTTCATGGTCGAACAGCACGACGACGGGTCGGTCTGGGTGGTCATCCGGAGCTTCTCGCGTCCCAGCACGCTGCTCTACCGGCTCGGCACACCGTTCGTACGCTGGCAGCAGCGCAAGGCGACCAGGCAGTACCTCCGCGCCCTGCTGCCGGCCCGCACGTCGTGA
- a CDS encoding HIT domain-containing protein — protein sequence MPETPEPSIFTRIVRREIPATIVAETDRVIAFTDIAPKAPVHLLVVPKTEQYANVVELAAGDPGLLAEVVEVANQLAAEHSDGDFRLIFNTGAGAGQTVFHVHAHVLSGDLQEGSLATF from the coding sequence ATGCCAGAGACCCCAGAGCCGTCGATCTTCACCCGCATCGTGCGGAGGGAGATCCCCGCCACCATCGTCGCCGAGACCGACCGTGTCATCGCCTTCACCGACATCGCTCCGAAGGCACCGGTGCACCTGCTCGTCGTGCCGAAGACCGAGCAGTACGCGAACGTCGTCGAGCTGGCAGCGGGCGACCCGGGTCTCCTCGCAGAGGTCGTGGAGGTTGCGAACCAGCTGGCCGCCGAGCACTCCGACGGTGACTTCCGCCTCATCTTCAACACCGGCGCCGGAGCCGGCCAGACCGTTTTCCACGTCCATGCCCACGTTCTGTCGGGCGATCTCCAGGAAGGTTCACTTGCCACGTTCTGA
- a CDS encoding 16S rRNA (uracil(1498)-N(3))-methyltransferase, translating to MSSLFIREDLASIPHEVRDVVSLHGEEQKHAVTVNRIRVGEATSIGDGRGLVVSGPVIAVSSSVLSIAVTEVEVVSPTPHRIHLVQALAKGDRDELAVQAATELGVAVVSPWAAERSVSRWVGPKIAKGLDRWRAIVREATKQSIQAWVPEVGDLLSTKELASLASGSRMLVLDPTAELSLTAADLGDDVGGSDIVLVVGPEGGIAPGELDALEAAGAVRVKLGTGILRTSTAGPVAIAVLNVRLGTWS from the coding sequence ATGAGTTCCCTGTTCATCCGTGAAGATCTGGCGTCGATCCCGCACGAGGTGCGCGACGTCGTGTCGCTGCACGGCGAGGAGCAGAAGCACGCCGTGACGGTGAACCGCATCCGGGTCGGCGAGGCGACGTCGATCGGAGACGGCCGGGGCCTCGTCGTGAGCGGTCCGGTCATCGCGGTGTCGAGCTCGGTTCTCAGCATCGCCGTCACCGAGGTCGAGGTCGTCTCACCGACGCCGCACCGCATCCACCTCGTGCAGGCGCTCGCGAAGGGCGACCGGGACGAGCTGGCGGTGCAGGCCGCGACGGAACTGGGTGTGGCCGTCGTCTCGCCGTGGGCTGCCGAGCGCTCGGTGTCGCGCTGGGTCGGACCGAAGATCGCCAAGGGCCTCGACCGCTGGCGCGCCATCGTGCGCGAGGCGACCAAGCAGTCGATCCAGGCCTGGGTGCCCGAGGTCGGCGACCTGCTGTCGACGAAAGAGCTCGCGTCGCTGGCTTCGGGCTCCCGGATGCTCGTGCTCGACCCGACCGCAGAGCTGTCGCTCACCGCGGCCGACCTGGGCGACGACGTAGGCGGCAGCGACATCGTGCTCGTCGTCGGACCGGAGGGCGGCATCGCCCCGGGCGAACTCGATGCCCTCGAGGCGGCGGGGGCTGTGCGGGTGAAGCTCGGCACGGGCATCCTCCGCACCTCGACAGCAGGCCCGGTCGCGATCGCGGTGCTGAACGTGAGGCTCGGCACCTGGAGCTGA
- a CDS encoding DUF4870 domain-containing protein yields the protein MSDPTASQPAQPPAAPLSAEDDKLWASLSHFGNIIPLVPALVIHLVFKDRGPRVRQESTEALNWTINVTAAIVVLNILSAILGFVPFVGWILALLLGLVLWAVVIVNLVFAIIGGVRVNGGGSYRYPVNYRWIK from the coding sequence TTGTCCGATCCGACCGCTTCGCAACCCGCCCAGCCGCCCGCGGCTCCCCTCTCAGCCGAAGACGACAAGCTGTGGGCCAGTCTCTCCCACTTCGGCAACATCATTCCGCTGGTTCCCGCCCTGGTCATCCACCTCGTCTTCAAGGACCGCGGGCCCCGCGTGAGGCAGGAGAGCACGGAAGCCCTCAACTGGACGATCAACGTCACCGCGGCGATCGTCGTGCTGAACATCCTGTCGGCCATCCTCGGTTTCGTCCCGTTCGTGGGCTGGATCCTGGCCCTCCTGCTCGGCCTCGTGCTCTGGGCCGTCGTCATCGTCAACCTCGTCTTCGCAATCATCGGCGGCGTGCGGGTGAACGGCGGCGGCAGCTACCGCTACCCCGTCAACTACCGCTGGATCAAGTAA
- the hrcA gene encoding heat-inducible transcriptional repressor HrcA: protein MVSERSLEVLRVIVHDYVESREPVGSKSIVDRHSFGVSAATIRNDMALLEEEELITAPHTSSGRIPTDKGYRLFVDHLSELKPLTAAQRQAIETFLGSSVDLDDVLARTVRLLSQLTQQVAMVQYPSLSTAKVRHIEVVALAPLRMLTVVITDTGHVEQRIVEVPADIDDAFLADLRTKANASASGLGLDAAAARLAELSDQFSHDRRASVAAVSRALIEQVTANRQEKLIIAGAANLVRTEGDFAGSILPVLEAVEEQVVLLRLFSEMQADQHGMSVRIGRENAPFGLAETSVLASGYSGAGTALARLGVLGPTRMDYSTNIQAVRAVARYLSKTLGEN, encoded by the coding sequence ATGGTCTCCGAACGCAGCCTCGAAGTCCTGCGCGTCATCGTGCACGACTATGTGGAGTCCCGCGAACCCGTCGGCTCGAAGTCCATCGTCGACAGGCATTCCTTCGGCGTCTCGGCCGCGACCATCCGGAACGACATGGCCCTCCTCGAGGAGGAGGAGCTCATCACGGCTCCGCACACCTCTTCGGGCCGCATCCCCACGGACAAGGGCTACCGGCTCTTCGTCGACCATCTCTCCGAGCTGAAGCCGCTCACCGCTGCGCAACGGCAGGCCATCGAGACGTTCCTCGGGTCATCCGTCGACCTCGACGACGTGCTCGCGCGAACGGTGCGCCTGCTCTCCCAGCTCACCCAGCAGGTCGCGATGGTGCAGTACCCGTCGCTCTCCACCGCGAAGGTGCGCCACATCGAGGTCGTCGCCCTGGCACCCCTTCGCATGCTGACCGTCGTCATCACCGACACGGGCCACGTCGAGCAGCGCATCGTCGAGGTGCCCGCCGACATCGACGACGCGTTCCTGGCCGATCTCCGCACGAAGGCCAACGCCTCGGCTTCGGGCCTCGGCCTCGATGCCGCGGCCGCGCGCCTCGCCGAGCTCAGCGACCAGTTCAGCCACGACCGGCGGGCTTCCGTCGCCGCGGTCAGCAGGGCGCTCATCGAGCAGGTCACAGCGAACCGGCAGGAGAAGCTCATCATCGCCGGGGCAGCGAATCTCGTCCGCACCGAGGGTGACTTCGCCGGCAGCATCCTCCCGGTGCTCGAGGCCGTCGAGGAGCAGGTCGTGCTGCTTCGGCTGTTCAGCGAGATGCAGGCCGACCAGCACGGGATGTCGGTGCGGATCGGTCGCGAGAACGCGCCGTTCGGCCTGGCCGAGACCTCGGTGCTCGCGAGCGGCTACAGCGGGGCCGGCACCGCGCTGGCGAGGCTCGGCGTACTCGGACCGACCCGCATGGACTATTCCACGAACATCCAGGCCGTCCGCGCGGTCGCCCGCTACCTCTCGAAGACCCTGGGCGAGAACTAG
- a CDS encoding DUF4870 domain-containing protein, protein MSDYPPKGPPTPPPAAPGYPAVAPMRPEDQRLWSTLIHVGGIIFGFLPALIGYLVLKDRGEFIREHTKTALNFQLTILIGYIVGYILTIVLIGAVIVLAVWIISIVFAIIAAIAANKGEGYTYPKWCAIQFIK, encoded by the coding sequence ATGAGCGACTACCCTCCCAAAGGCCCGCCCACTCCCCCGCCGGCCGCGCCCGGCTACCCCGCGGTGGCACCCATGCGCCCCGAAGACCAGCGCCTCTGGTCGACCCTCATCCACGTCGGCGGCATCATCTTCGGGTTCCTCCCGGCGCTGATCGGCTACCTGGTGCTGAAGGACCGGGGTGAGTTCATCCGCGAGCACACGAAGACGGCGCTCAACTTCCAACTGACGATCCTGATCGGCTACATCGTGGGTTACATTCTGACGATCGTGCTCATCGGCGCCGTCATCGTGCTCGCGGTCTGGATCATCAGCATCGTCTTCGCGATCATCGCCGCAATCGCCGCGAACAAGGGCGAGGGCTACACCTACCCGAAGTGGTGCGCGATCCAGTTCATCAAGTAG
- a CDS encoding PhoH family protein gives MVRLLGPQDRLVTLVEKQYPAVSIHVRGNQITLQGPNTDVEAARRLVDELVEMVRNGNEELTEIEVTASARMLDAGSSMSPSAALGEPIVSSRGKTVRAKTLGQKKYVDAIDENTIVFGIGPAGTGKTYLAMAKAVQALQRKEVNRIILTRPAVEAGERLGYLPGSLTDKIDPYLRPLFDALNEMLDPEIVPKLMATGTIEVAPLAYMRGRTLNDSFIVLDEAQNTTPEQMKMFLTRLGFGSRMVVTGDITQIDLPLGTSGLQVVRGVLDGIEDIHFATLTSEDVVRHTLVGQIVDAYTKYDQIQLAKRDSAAARRGERA, from the coding sequence ATGGTGCGCCTGCTCGGCCCCCAAGACCGGTTGGTCACCCTGGTCGAGAAGCAGTACCCGGCCGTGAGCATCCATGTGCGGGGCAACCAGATCACCCTGCAGGGGCCGAACACCGACGTCGAAGCGGCTCGCCGGCTCGTCGACGAACTCGTCGAGATGGTGCGGAACGGCAACGAGGAGCTCACCGAGATCGAGGTCACGGCCTCGGCGCGCATGCTCGATGCGGGCAGCTCGATGTCGCCGTCGGCGGCGCTCGGCGAGCCCATCGTCTCCAGCCGAGGCAAGACGGTGCGCGCGAAGACGCTCGGCCAGAAGAAGTACGTCGACGCGATCGACGAGAACACGATCGTCTTCGGTATCGGCCCGGCGGGAACGGGCAAGACCTATCTGGCGATGGCCAAGGCCGTGCAGGCGCTGCAGCGCAAAGAGGTCAACCGCATCATCCTGACCCGACCGGCGGTCGAGGCCGGCGAACGGCTCGGCTACCTGCCCGGCTCCCTGACCGACAAGATCGACCCGTACCTCCGGCCGCTCTTCGACGCGCTGAACGAAATGCTGGACCCCGAGATCGTGCCGAAGCTGATGGCGACGGGCACCATCGAGGTCGCTCCGCTCGCCTACATGCGGGGCCGAACGCTCAACGACTCGTTCATCGTGCTCGACGAGGCACAGAACACGACGCCCGAGCAGATGAAGATGTTCCTCACCCGGCTCGGTTTCGGTTCACGGATGGTCGTGACCGGCGACATCACGCAGATCGACCTGCCCCTCGGAACGAGTGGCCTGCAGGTCGTCCGCGGCGTGCTCGACGGGATCGAGGACATCCACTTCGCTACGCTGACCAGTGAAGACGTCGTGCGGCACACCCTGGTGGGCCAGATCGTCGACGCCTACACCAAGTACGACCAGATCCAGTTGGCCAAACGAGACAGCGCCGCAGCCCGGCGAGGAGAACGCGCATGA
- the ybeY gene encoding rRNA maturation RNase YbeY: MSIEVNNESSIPVDENALLRLSSYALEQMHVHPDAELAIVLVDEAAMEQLHVQWMDEPGPTDVLSFPMDELRPGTEEAPTPAGLLGDVVLCPQVAEGQAQTAGHSTLEELLLLTTHGILHLLGFDHAEPDEEKEMFGIQGDILVGFAMKERRRRT, encoded by the coding sequence ATGAGCATCGAAGTGAACAACGAGTCGTCGATCCCGGTCGACGAGAACGCGTTGTTGCGGTTGTCGTCGTACGCGCTCGAGCAGATGCACGTGCATCCCGACGCCGAGCTGGCGATCGTGTTGGTCGACGAGGCCGCGATGGAACAGTTGCACGTGCAGTGGATGGACGAACCCGGCCCCACCGACGTGCTCAGCTTCCCGATGGACGAACTGCGTCCCGGCACCGAAGAGGCACCGACCCCGGCCGGTCTTCTCGGCGACGTCGTGCTCTGCCCGCAGGTCGCCGAGGGCCAGGCGCAGACCGCCGGCCACTCGACCCTCGAAGAGCTGCTGCTGCTGACGACCCACGGCATCCTCCACCTGCTCGGTTTCGACCACGCAGAACCTGACGAAGAGAAAGAGATGTTCGGAATCCAGGGCGACATCCTCGTCGGATTCGCCATGAAGGAGCGCCGCCGCCGCACATGA